The Candidatus Woesearchaeota archaeon genomic interval AAGACAACAGACCCAATAGGAGTTGTAATAGAGCGCAATATAAATTTGCTTGCAAAGGAAAAAGAGAATTATTCGCTGAAAGACATTACGCAGAAAATAAAAGAAGATGATGAAACTGACTTGAATGACAGGTATGCTGCGATGAACCGCTTTATGAATGCCGAAGAATGGGGATTGTTCAGCGAGGAAGGAACGCCTTTAAAAGATCTTGCAATTGCAGGCAGAGTAACAGTTCTTGATGTAAGCTGCTACGCAACAGTCCCAGGAAGCTGGAATATAAAATCATTGGTTATAGGGCTTGTTGCGCAGAATTTGTTCATACAGAGAATGACTTACAGAAGAGGCGAGGAGTACAAGTCAATACACAAAGCAATGCATTTGTTCAGCGAGGAAGAGGAAAAAACAGAGATGCCGCTTGTATGGCTGGTCATTGATGAAGCGCATGAATTTTTGCCGAATAAAGGCAAGACAGTTGCAACTGACCCCTTAATTACAATATTAAGGGAAGGAAGACAGCCAGGCATTTCATTGATTCTGGCTTCTCAGCAGCCTGGAAAGATCCATACAGATGTGATGACACAGGCGGACATTATAATAAGCCACAGGGTAACTGCAAAGATTGATGTGGATGCCCTTGGAACATTGATGCAGAGCTATATGAGAGAAGGCCTGGACAAATTTCTTAATGACCTGCCCAGAGTGCAGGGGTCTGCCATTGTTGTTGACGACAGCAATGAGAGGATCTATCCTATGAAAATAAGGCCAAGGTTCACGTGGCATGGCGGGTCTGCGCCGCAGGCGATAAAGGAAGAGAAAAAGATATTTTGATGATTTAAGGTGATTTTTATGGTGTTAATAAGTATTGGAAATGCAATTCAGAAGTCGGCTATTTTTTAGAAGGGGACTTAATCACATAACTCTTTCTAACACAGATTCAAACCTTTTTGGATCTCTACTTGCTGTTGCTTTTCCGAGATTTAATGCATCATCAAGACTTAACCAACCAAGAACATCATCGCTATTTCCTTTCTCTTGAAGTCCAATTCCATCAAAGAGCGGTAGTGCTTCATATAATTTATAATCTCCACCATATGAACCATCCCGTAAAACTATGCTTGTACTGAATGGGCTA includes:
- a CDS encoding ATP-binding protein, whose protein sequence is MPYDVVLGRSEEDRKHFGLKGTVFLGKQYVKMGQLTSLSNPIYLDVARSHVVFVCGKRGSGKSYSMGVIAEGISDMPQEVRQNLSIIMLDTMGIYWTMKYPNQQDEELLKEWGIEAKSLDVQIFTPVGFYKEYKEKGIPTDAPFSIKPSELSSVDWCTVFDVKTTDPIGVVIERNINLLAKEKENYSLKDITQKIKEDDETDLNDRYAAMNRFMNAEEWGLFSEEGTPLKDLAIAGRVTVLDVSCYATVPGSWNIKSLVIGLVAQNLFIQRMTYRRGEEYKSIHKAMHLFSEEEEKTEMPLVWLVIDEAHEFLPNKGKTVATDPLITILREGRQPGISLILASQQPGKIHTDVMTQADIIISHRVTAKIDVDALGTLMQSYMREGLDKFLNDLPRVQGSAIVVDDSNERIYPMKIRPRFTWHGGSAPQAIKEEKKIF